In the Pseudomonadota bacterium genome, CGACGACACCTCCTTGGACTGCGAGGAAGGCGGCGCGCCGAGCGACGAGGCTCCGGCCGACGACGACGCGGCCGGCTCGGGCGGCGGCGGGTGCGGCTGCGCGGCGGCTGGGGCCACGTCGGAGCCCGCACCTTCCTTGTTCGCCCTTTTCTTCTGAGCTCAGCGCAACGAGAAGCTCTGGTAGACCAGCGACGCCCGCTCGACCTGGCGGCCGGCGACGAGGCGGAGCTTGCTCCGGAACATCGGTCCCGCCGTGACGCACGTATGGAACTCGCCGTTCTCTCCGCACGGATCGACGCCGCGCGGGAGGGCTGCGATCAGCTCGGCGTCCCACCTCCGGCCGAGGAAAGAGCGATCGAAGACGCGCGTGTCGACACAGGACACGTGCGACTCGATCCCGGCGTCGATCATCTCCTTCGCGAGCGCCGCCGGGCCCTTGCCCCACAGCGGGAACTCCGCGGCGATGCCGGTACCCTCGAGGTTGCGCTCGCGGCTCGACCTCACGCCCTCGAGCGCGATGTCGCCGAACGCGATCACGTCGATGCGCTGCGATCGGGCGCGGCGCATCTCCTCGGCCATGATCGCCGCGTACACCTCGTCGGTCCAGCCCGGGGGCAGCCAGATCTTGTGGAGCGCCGTGCGCGCGGCGACGGCCTGGGCTTCGAGGATCCCCTCGTTCGCGGCGTGCAGGAGGGAGCACCGCGTCTCGGCGCTCATCGTGGTGAACAGCCCGACGACCGAGAGATCCGCGCGGCGCCTCAGCAGGTGGAGGGCGTACGCCGCGTCCTTGCCGCCCGACCAGGCCAGCAGCGCGCGCCGGCGCTTCATCAGAGCACCCACTCCTCCGGGACGCCCGCCGCCTCGACCATCGCGGCGCGCGCCGCGCCGGGCGACGCCGGATCGAGGGCGCCGGCCTTCCCGTCCCGGACGAGGACGATGCCGTCGCCGAAACGCTCGGCGTCGGCGATCGAGTGCGAGACTATCAGGAACGCGGTCCCGCGGCGCGCGCGCATGTCGGCGAGGACGCCGTGCAGGGCGAACCGCTGGGCGACGTCGAGGTGGCTTGTCGGCTCGTCGAGCAGGACGAGCGGCGCCTCTTCGGCGAGCACCATCGCGAGGCGCGCCCGCTGGCGCTCTCCGCCGCTGAGCTCCCCGAGCCGGGCGTCCCGGAGCTCTCGGACGCGGCACAGCTCCATCGCCGCCTCGACCTCGCGCACGTCCCCGGGGCCGAGGTGCCCGAAGCGGCCCAGGTACGGCGTGCGCCCGAGCCGCACGAGCTCCGCGACGGTGAGCCCGGGATCGATCTCCTGCTGCTGCGGCAGGAACGCGACGAGCTTCGCCCGCTCCCGCGGCGAGAGCGACGGCACGCTCCGTCCGGAGACGATCACCTCGCCCAGGAGCGGCGGGAGCTGGCCGCAGATCGTCCGCAGCACGGTGCTCTTGCCCGCGCCGTTCAGCCCGATGATCGAGACGGACTCCCCCACCCCGAGGCGCAACGCGCCTGCGTCGACGACGGCGCGCGCGCCGTAGCCGCAGACGAGCCCGCGCGTCTCGAGCGGCGTCACGCGCCCCTCCGCATCTCGCGCCGGATCAGGGCGAACAGGATCGGCGTCCCGATGAGCGCGGTCAGGACGCCGACCGGCAGCTCGGCGGGCGAGATCACCGATCGCGCCGCGGCGTCCCCGATCACGAGGATCAGCGCCCCGCTCGCGGCCGCGAGCGGCACGTTCGCGCGGAAGTCGCCGCCGACGAGGAGGCGGACCGCGTGGGGCACGATCAGCCCCACGTACCCGACCATCCCGGAGAGCGACACCGCGAGGCCGGTCAGGAGGCTCGCCGCCCACGCGGACTCCCGCAGTGTCCGGCGCGTGTCGACGCCGACGAGCCCCGCGCCCTCCTCGCCGAGCGCGAAGGCGTTGATCGCCCCGCCCCGCGTCCACGCGAAGGTCGACGCGAGAGCGACGCCCGCGGC is a window encoding:
- a CDS encoding ATP-binding protein — its product is MKRRRALLAWSGGKDAAYALHLLRRRADLSVVGLFTTMSAETRCSLLHAANEGILEAQAVAARTALHKIWLPPGWTDEVYAAIMAEEMRRARSQRIDVIAFGDIALEGVRSSRERNLEGTGIAAEFPLWGKGPAALAKEMIDAGIESHVSCVDTRVFDRSFLGRRWDAELIAALPRGVDPCGENGEFHTCVTAGPMFRSKLRLVAGRQVERASLVYQSFSLR
- a CDS encoding ABC transporter ATP-binding protein — protein: MTPLETRGLVCGYGARAVVDAGALRLGVGESVSIIGLNGAGKSTVLRTICGQLPPLLGEVIVSGRSVPSLSPRERAKLVAFLPQQQEIDPGLTVAELVRLGRTPYLGRFGHLGPGDVREVEAAMELCRVRELRDARLGELSGGERQRARLAMVLAEEAPLVLLDEPTSHLDVAQRFALHGVLADMRARRGTAFLIVSHSIADAERFGDGIVLVRDGKAGALDPASPGAARAAMVEAAGVPEEWVL